The nucleotide sequence AGGTGAGTTCAGGTTAGTTTTTGCCCAATTAAGAAAAGCTCAGTTCTCTACCCAAAGGAAGGAGTTCCCTGCCCTTCTCCTTGACCTGAGGCTTTTCCCACACCTGGAGACACACAGTGGCTGCTTGTGGCTTCTGACTCGTGAAACACCACTAATGAGAGcaatttgtaattatttctggTTGCCCTTGGGATCTCTGTGAAGGCTTGTAATTTTCCTGTGGCACTTTTCCCAAACCCAATCCATTTCATTTGCAAGACTGTCCTGTGGAGTTCAGTGTCACCAGACCaggcttttcattttaaaaggtcCTCTAACTTTGGCGAGAGGTTAAGATGTTTTCAGAATGACCTTTGCTAGGACAAGTGCCCCATCAAAAATACAGTGGCATAAGTTGTCAGTTCAGAGTACATACATTGTCAGCCTTGTACTCCTCAGCTGGTGGGTCACATATGCCATTTGAGAGTTTTTCTGGCAAGCCCAGGAAAAGTTATCACCCACCTTTCCATCACAAGCTTTAAAAGTTTCAGCTATGTAAACATTTGTGTAAAAAAATCCACCTGCACTGATCTCGGCCTGAGGTTGGCTCAGTCCTGTGACCAGGCAGACACCCTTGTCAGGAAGTTTcaccagctgcagcactgcagggcaaGCTTAAGTCGGGAAAATAACTGTACACGGCAGCATGTGCCAAGAGTTCCTTTAGAAGCCAGTCAGCCTTACCTCTGCCAGGTTAAAGGAGCAGCCTGTTTTTCTGCCAGGAGACCTTGTTCCCTTACATCAAAGACAACGTGAAGGAGTATCTGCGTGCTcactgggaggaggaggagtgccAGCGGGATGTCGGACTTCTGAGGAAACAGGTTAAGTAACAGAGTTATTCTGTGTCTCTGGGTTTTCATAGCATGCCTGAGGCTTCAGGTCACTCGGACTGTCCTGGTTACCCAACATTTGTCCCTATCTCTTTGCCCCCACCCATGGAGGCCGGTTGCCTCGATGGTCAGATTCTCCCCCATCCAAAGCCTGGGGTTGCGCTTGGCAGGCAGCATCCTTCCCTCAGCTCACCTTGGTCTTCAcagcccctgggcagctgttgAGCCTAGCCTTTCCAGCTTTGTGCCTGCACTGTGCCCTTCTATTGTTGAATTCAAACCTCTTTTGCGAAGCAGCACAGGGCGATGGCAGAGCACTTGGCCCACTCGGGGCAGTGGATGGTGCCTCTGTACAGAGACGCAGCATCAGTTTGAGACCTGTGGCTGAAGCCAACAGATGCATTTGCTTCTTTGCCTTAATTTCAGTAATTAAATACTTAAGCAAGCATAGTTCTCATTAGAGTATTTACAGTACAGCTACAGTAATGCTAattgtttggtttggaaagTACAATTCAAGCAAGTATTTCTAAACACAACTAAGTCTCAATTTCCCATTGAGAAAAGCATTCAAACAATGTTGTAACCCCTCACGTGAAGAGCAGTTCAAGCAGTGTCCTGCACAGGGGTGCATGAAGGCAGGTGTTAGACCACTTTCCCTACATTAGAGGTGATGAAACTGCTCcgcctcttccctcccctcttttTATCATGGatgatttcacagaatcacagaacattccgggttggaagggacccacaaggatcatcaagcccaaTTCTTtagtgaatggcccatacagggatcaaacccacaacacCACGCTCTAACACCACTTTCCAGGCGCAGGAGGACTCCAGCCTGGACGGGGCCGTGCCGATCCCTTTGGAGAGTGGCAGCggggaagaggagctggagcgCGTCATCCAGGCGGTTGTAGACAACGTGCACTGGCAGATGTCCCTGGACAGGAAGACCACGGCActgaagcagctgcagggccacaTGTGGAGGGCAGCCTATGCCACTGGGCACGTCAAAGGAGAGTGAGTAATTGTGTGAGTAGTTGTGTGCCCCCTCCTGGGGGACAGGTATGGGGGGCATCTTTCCTAAAAGTTTATCGGCAGAACAGCTGCATGAGCTATTCCTGGGAACAGCCTCTCATACAAATACAAATAGGATTACTAGCTCAGCAAGCCAGTATTTGAGAGACTTCTTGGTAAACCAAGAGTCTAAGGCACAAGTATGGGCTTCTTACAGTTCTCTGTCTTGAATTTTTTATCCCCAGATTGCACTCATATTTTGGAACAAGTATAAACAAGTCAGGGTTGCAGGGTCAGACCCCTTCAgctgtttccttctgctttgtctttACCTGTGTGTTTCCTGCCTTTCCACTTCTTTGTGTCTTCAGGTTCCTCTTTACGTTTCAGCCACAACACAGGAGTGCATAAGTAGGGACAACTGGAGTTAAGCCTGATCTCCTTATTTAGGTTAAGAGATACTTGGTTAAACCGTGCATTTCAGGTTTCTAAGTAAGTAAAACAAGCCCATAAATTCACAAAGTGTTTAGTCAAATGAGgaacaaggaagaagaaaatgagctcacagaaaaatgtaaacatccaccagagaaaataacaaaacccaaaaacaagTCAAGAGAGACAGATATcctgttggttttatttttaaaaacaaggctAAATTGTCTTAGAGTGACCCAAAAACCTTGGAGAAAGCTGCCTGCTTGGCTGCATTCAAGGAGTGCGATCTCTAAAATCTCCTTGCCCAGCTCTGCATCACCTGCTGTTGAAATAGACTCCCTGGTTCCAGGAGCCCTGAGCAGATTGAAGTCCCCTTGCAAACTAATGGGACAAAACTAATTGTCACAGTGCCTGGCTAATGATGTCCCTCCAGTTGCCTCTGGGTTTGCCCTTACCTGCTGCCCTGTTTTGCTCCAGAATCTTCGAGGACGTGGTTCCAGCCATCCGGAAGTGGCGGGAAGCAGGGATGAAGGTCTATATATACTCTTCAGGCAGCGTTGAAGCCCAGAAGCTTCTGTTCGGATACTCTACAGAAGGTGATATCCTAGAGGTAGATAACCTTACCACCTTCCTTACAGCTTCTCCCGCTGCAGAGCACTCCCCTCCCTCAACCACCCTTGCTGTAATACTTGTGGAATGAATTCTGGGACAGGAAGGTGGGGCAGTGGGTTTGACCCATGGGAATTAAACTCGAGCAGTTGACTGTGAGAGCATGACTGCACCAACCCCTCATTACTGTGgcagaaagggagggagggaggtttGTCCCTGCTCTTCAGGTGGCACTCAGCCATGGCCTGTGCTTCACCCTCTCTTTCAGCTCTTTGATGGCCACTTTGATACCAAAATAGGCCCCAAAGTAGAAAGTGAGAGCTACAGGAGGATTGCCGCCAGTATTGGGTGCGCCACCAACAACATCCTCTTCCTGACAGACGTTCCTCGAGGTATGTGACCTGCCAGTCCTACTGGCTCTCACCTGTGCAGGGGAGGCAGGTGCTATTCAAAGTGTGCTGCTGACTTCTCACAAGCAGCCCAGAAATGTTGCAGACCACTTTGCTTCAGCACGTTCCCTCTAGCTGTTGCCATCCTCCTTCCTTACACACCTGGGCTTGCACACAGCAGTGGGATGTCCGTGTGCAGCGCTGCAATGAGGGAAAATAGGTCAAGTAGAA is from Corvus moneduloides isolate bCorMon1 chromosome 5, bCorMon1.pri, whole genome shotgun sequence and encodes:
- the ENOPH1 gene encoding enolase-phosphatase E1; the encoded protein is MGVLPVPAEVRAILLDIEGTTTPIAFVQETLFPYIKDNVKEYLRAHWEEEECQRDVGLLRKQAQEDSSLDGAVPIPLESGSGEEELERVIQAVVDNVHWQMSLDRKTTALKQLQGHMWRAAYATGHVKGEIFEDVVPAIRKWREAGMKVYIYSSGSVEAQKLLFGYSTEGDILELFDGHFDTKIGPKVESESYRRIAASIGCATNNILFLTDVPREANAAEEADTHVAVVIRPGNAGLTDDEKSYYSLISSFTELFLPSST